A window of Nicotiana tabacum cultivar K326 chromosome 24, ASM71507v2, whole genome shotgun sequence contains these coding sequences:
- the LOC107786844 gene encoding uncharacterized protein LOC107786844, translating into MDDLRESQAEKVQEALDMGELETGRGLNQELGLARAADTRWGSHYKSFKNFIFMFSSIIDVLDTIVVDAPTLEERAKAKGYLSTCQTFEVAFMLHLMRDILGITNELNTSLQKKEQDIANAILLVEVAKQRLQKLREEKWDSLIDKVSAFCVKYNILIPNFDDLYVNSGRSRRKVADYTILHHYRADIFFKIIDWQVQELNARFNEVTTNLLVGVACLNPVDSFSSFDINKILRMAELYPDDFDENITVTLKNQLETYIVDVRDVDERFSNLQGLVDLSETLVNTKKHLNYPFVFRLMKFALLLPVATATVERNFLAMKLIKSELRNRMNDEFMSSCLVPYVERKIFNTISDETIMNTFQEIKTRRGQL; encoded by the coding sequence ATGGATGATCTTCGAGAATCTCAAGCAGAAAAAGTTCAAGAGGCATTAGACATGGGTGAACTTGAAACTGGTAGGGGTTTGAATCAAGAACTTGGTCTTGCTAGAGCTGCAGATACTCGTTGGGGTTCTCACTACAAATCTTTTAAgaactttatttttatgtttagcTCAATTATTGATGTTCTTGATACTATCGTTGTTGATGCCCCGACTTTAGAAGAAAGAGCTAAGGCAAAGGGATATCTTAGCACTTGTCAAACATTTGAGGTTGCTTTCATGTTGCACCTAATGAGAGATATTTTGGGGATCACAAATGAGCTTAATACATCCTTACAAAAAAAGGAGCAAGATATTGCAAATGCTATTCTACTTGTTGAAGTGGCAAAGCAACGGTTGCAAAAGCTAAGAGAAGAAAAATGGGATTCACTTATTGATAAGGTATCTGCATTTTGTGTCAAGTATAATATCTTGATACCAAACTTTGATGACCTCTATGTTAACTCCGGAAGATCTCGACGTAAAGTTGCTGATTATACTATTTTACATCACTATCGTGCTGATATATTTTTTAAGATTATTGATTGGCAAGTTCAAGAACTCAATGCTCGTTTTAATGAGGTGACAACGAACTTGCTTGTTGGAGTAGCCTGCTTAAATCCAGTTGACTCATTTTCCAGTTTTGACATAAACAAGATATTGAGGATGGCTGAATTATATCCTGATGATTTTGATGAGAATATAACGGTTACACTCAAGAATCAGCTTGAAACTTATATTGTTGATGTTCGTGATGTTGATGAAAGGTTCTCAAATCTACAAGGACTTGTTGATCTTTCTGAAACACTAGTTAATACAAAGAAGCATTTGAATTATCCATTTGTGTTTCGCCTTATGAAATTTGCTTTGCTTCTACCTGTTGCCACTGCTACCGTTGAAAGAAATTTTTTGGCGATGAAGTTGATCAAGAGTGAATTGCGAAACCGAATGAATGACGAATTCATGAGCAGTTGTTTGGTACCTTatgtagaaagaaaaatatttaacaccattTCTGATGAGACTATTATGAATACGTTTCAGGAAATAAAAACTCGTAGAGGACAGTTGTaa
- the LOC107786846 gene encoding uncharacterized protein LOC107786846: MIEDAAYCLYCYLFQDEGIHQGGGDSIQTSFDRQSTQTKLEYKIRLKASIEVVKLLLNQGLAFRGYREDESSLNKGNFLEILLWYAERCDKIRDLVLKKAPKNDQLTSHKIHKDIIIACKIETVKAIMNDLNGDLFTLLVDESYDVSRKEQLAIVMQYVNRCRSVMEYFIGIVHVRNTTALCLKKAIVDYLAQHSLSLSYVRRQCYDGASNMQGALRGLKTLIQQESKSA, from the exons ATGATTGAAGATGCAGCTTACTGTTTGTATTGCTACTTATTTCAAGATGAAGGCATTCATCAAGGTGGAGGTGAT tcaattcaaacttcatttgaTAGGCAATCCACTCAAACCAAGCTCGAATACAAAATTCGCTTGAAGGCTTCAATTGAGGTGGTGAAACTCCTATTGAATCAAGGATTGGCATTCCGTGGATATCGTGAAGATGAATCATCATTAAACAAGGGTAACTTTCTTGAGATTCTTTTATGGTATGCAGAGAGGTGCGATAAAATTCGTGATCTTGTGTTGAAAAAGGCTCCAAAGAATGATCAGTTGACTTCTCATAAAATTCATAAAGACATTATCATTGCATGTAAAATTGAAACAGTTAAAGCAATTATGAACGATCTAAATGGAGACCTTTTTACATTGCTAGTTGATGAATCATATGATGTATCACGCAAAGAGCAATTAGCTATTGTCATGCAATATGTTAATAGATGCAGATCTGTGATGGAGTATTTTATTGGGATCGTTCATGTTCGTAATACTACTGCTTTGTGTTTAAAGAAAGCAATTGTTGATTACCTTGCTCAACATTCTTTGAGTTTATCTTATGTGCGTAGACAGTGCTATGATGGAGCAAGCAACATGCAAGGGGCTTTACGTGGCCTCAAAACTTTGATTCAACAAGAAAGTAAATCTGCTTAA